In Bacillus pumilus, the sequence TATTGCACAAGTCATCGGTGTTCTGATTGGTAGTCAAATTGCACTAGGTAACATTCCGCCTCAATTTGCACTTCCTGCACTATTTGCCATCAACGGTCAAGTAGGGTGTGACTTCATCCCAGTTGGGCTATCGCTTGGTGAAGCGAAGCCGGAAACGGTACAATATGGGGTACCAGCTGTTTTGTATAGCCGTCTCATTACAGGGGTTTTATCTGTTGTGATCGCATACGTTGCCAGCTTCGGTATGTATTAAACGTATTAAAGGAGGAATCGAGATACATGGTAACACAATCTGTCGTAAAAGAAATTGGGATCTTAGTCCCGCAGTTTAAAGAAGATAAGCTGATTGTTTTATTTGGACCCGCAGCGCCGCAGGAATTAAGAGATATGTCTGTCATTCACGAGTTCGAACATTTAGAAGAAGAGCCGCTGAAGCTAGGCGGAACCATTCAAGTGGGCGATCAAACTTATACGATCACTGCACTCGGCAATAAAGCAAATGACAACTTTAAAGAGCTGGGTCATATTTCGATCTACTTCCAAGAGCCGTTTGATGATGTATTACCGGGAGCTGTCTTTGCATCC encodes:
- a CDS encoding PTS glucitol/sorbitol transporter subunit IIA; the encoded protein is MVTQSVVKEIGILVPQFKEDKLIVLFGPAAPQELRDMSVIHEFEHLEEEPLKLGGTIQVGDQTYTITALGNKANDNFKELGHISIYFQEPFDDVLPGAVFASPHTFPDIKEGVRIEIS